In Nomascus leucogenys isolate Asia chromosome 8, Asia_NLE_v1, whole genome shotgun sequence, a single genomic region encodes these proteins:
- the GCM2 gene encoding chorion-specific transcription factor GCMb, with the protein MPAAAVQEAVGVCSYGMQLSWDINDPQMPQELALFDQFREWPDGYVRFIYSSDEKKAQRHLSGWAMRNTNNHNGHILKKSCLGVVVCAQACALPDGSHLQLRPAICDKARLKQQKKACPNCHSALELIPCRGHSGYPVTNFWRLDGNAIFFQAKGVHDHPRPESKSETEARRSAIKRQMASFYQPQKKRIRESEAEENQDSSGHFSNIPPLENPEDFDIVTETSFPIPGQPCPSFPNSDAYKATCDLATFQGGKMPPFQRYSSPRIYLPRPPCSYELANPGYTNSSPYPSLYKDSTSIPNDTDWVHLNTLQYNVNSYSSYERSFDLTNKQHGWKPAVGKPSLVERTDHGQFQAMATRPYYNPELPCSYLTTPPPGAPALQTVITTTTKVSYQAYQPPAMKYSDSVREVKSLSSCNYAPEDTGMSVCPEAWGPPVTVTRAASPSGPLPVKIAGDCRAIRPTVAIPHEPVSSRTDEAETWDVCLSGLGSAISYSDRVGPFFTYNNEDF; encoded by the exons ATGCCGGCGGCCGCGGTGCAGGAAGCGGTCGGCGTGTGCTCCTATGGGATGCAGCTCAGCTGGGACATCAACGATCCGCAGATGCCTCAG GAGCTGGCCCTCTTCGACCAATTCCGAGAGTGGCCTGACGGCTATGTGCGCTTCATCTACAGCAGTGATGAGAAGAAGGCGCAGCGCCACCTGAGCGGCTGGGCCATGCGCAACACCAACAACCACAATGGCCACATCCTCAAGAAGTCgtgcctgggtgtggtggtgtgtgcacaGGCCTGCGCCCTGCCCGATGGTTCCCACCTGCAGCTGCGGCCGGCCATCTGCGACAAGGCACGGCTGAAACAGCAGA AGAAGGCATGCCCTAACTGTCATTCTGCTTTGGAGTTGATTCCTTGTCGAGGGCACAGTGGATACCCCGTAACCAACTTTTGGCGGCTTGATGGCAACGCAATCTTTTTTCAG GCCAAGGGAGTTCATGATCATCCAAGACCAGAGAGCAAATCAGAGACGGAAGCTAGAAGAAGCGCCATCAAGAGACAAATGGCCTCTTTCTACCAACCCCAGAAAAAGAGAATTCGAGAATCCGAG GCAGAAGAAAATCAAGACAGCAGTGGTCATTTCAGCAACATACCTCCCTTGGAAAATCCAGAAGACTTTGATATCGTTACTGAAACCAGCTTCCCTATTCCAGGGCAGCCTTGCCCTTCCTTCCCAAACTCTGATGCTTACAAAGCTACCTGTGACCTAGCCACCTTTCAAGGAGGCAAAATGCCACCCTTTCAGAGATACTCAAGCCCAAGAATCTATTTGCCTAGGCCACCTTGCAGCTATGAATTGGCAAACCCTGGTTATACAAATTCGAGCCCATATCCCAGCCTTTATAAGGATTCCACCAGTATACCTAATGACACAGACTGGGTTCATCTGAACACACTACAATATAATGTGAATTCATACAGCAGCTATGAGAGAAGCTTTGATCTCACCAACAAACAGCATGGCTGGAAACCAGCTGTTGGAAAACCCAGCCTTGTGGAGAGGACTGACCATGGGCAGTTTCAGGCCATGGCCACTCGCCCTTATTATAACCCAGAGCTTCCCTGCAGCTACCTCACGACTCCGCCACCAGGTGCCCCTGCCCTACAAACCGtgatcaccaccaccactaaaGTGTCCTACCAGGCCTACCAGCCCCCTGCTATGAAATACAGTGACAGTGTGCGAGAGGTGAAGAGCCTTTCGAGCTGTAACTATGCTCCTGAAGATACTGGGATGTCTGTCTGTCCAGAAGCCTGGGGTCCTCCAGTGACAGTCACCAGGGCAGCCTCTCCTTCAGGGCCACTTCCTGTGAAAATTGCAGGAGATTGCCGGGCCATCAGACCCACTGTGGCTATTCCCCACGAGCCAGTTTCCTCTAGGACAGATGAAGCAGAGACTTGGGATGTGTGTCTGTCTGGGCTGGGCTCTGCAATCAGTTACTCAGACAGAGTGGGTCCCTTCTTTACCTACAACAATGAGGATTTTTGA